Proteins from a single region of Palaemon carinicauda isolate YSFRI2023 chromosome 1, ASM3689809v2, whole genome shotgun sequence:
- the LOC137624420 gene encoding piggyBac transposable element-derived protein 3-like, whose translation MDQRKKSLNLQEILDILDEEEKDPVAIFITPPEVREDSDEDSAEEDEGGLADNLNSNQLRASAEAVFHDGRILGEDDDEVENSKVNCAEEQQESKKRKTSRKTSLEYNWKKTSNIRFSVNQTQYDKPPPAIDLKGKSPVEKFVYFFDEDIMNMIAKESCRYACEKNAQFTISVLELRMAFGILILSGYHTLPSRRLYWSLDADVGVELVAKAMSRDRFEEILRFLHFTDNQALNKDDKLAKIRPLMNHLNTKFAMAYPMDQHVSLDEAMIEYFGRHGCKQCIWNKPVRFGFKAWCLNSPLDYLATFDVYQGDSLRVESSL comes from the exons ATGGACCAGCGTAAGaa aagtTTGAATCTACAGGAAATACTGGACATTttagatgaagaggaaaaggatcctgttgcaatttttattactcctcCCGAAGTCAGAGAGGATTCTGATGAAGACTCGGCGGAAGAAGATGAGGGTGGCTTAGCTGACAATCTAAATTCCAATCAACTAAGAGCTTCTGCTGAAGCAGTCTTTCATGATGGGAGAATCctaggtgaagatgatgatgaagtggAAAACAGTAAAGTCAATTGTGCAGAGGAGCAGCAagaatcaaagaaaaggaaaacaagtcGAAAGACGTCTCTAGAATATAATTGGAAAAAAACAAGTAATATTCGATTTTCAGTCAATCAAACACAGTATGATAAACCGCCACCTGCCATAGATTTGAAGGGAAAGTCACCTGTGGAGAAATTTGTATATTTCTTTGATGAAGATATAATGAACATGATTGCCAAGGAATCTTGCAGGTATGCTTGCGAGAAAAATGCACAGTTCACCATCTCTGTTTTGGAACTGCGAATGGCCTTCGGCATTCTCATACTCTCAGGATACCACACATTACCAAGTCGCCGCTTATACTGGTCTTTGGATGCTGATGTTGGAGTCGAACtcgttgctaaggcaatgtcacgtgaTAGATTTGAAGAAATTTTACGGTTTCTGCATTTCACTGATAATCAGGCACTAAACAAGGATGACAAACTGGCAAAAATCCGACCTCTAATGAACCATTTGAACACAAAATTTGCCATGGCTTACCCTATGGATCAACATGTATCACTTGATGaagcaatgatagaatattttggtaGGCATGGATGCAAACAGTGCATTTGGAATAAACCTGTGAGATTTGGATTTAAAGCTTGGTGCCTAAATTCTCCACTTGATTATTTAGCTACGTTTGATGTATACCAAGGGGACAGCCTTCGGGTTGAATCG